GAGGGGAGGCTGGAGTGGGTCAGCACTTCCTGGTGCGCTGCAAGGTTCACGCCAGGGCTGGAGGGGCCCAGCGAGGGCCCAGGCGGGGGACAGCAGTGGGCACTGCTCCAGTGACCGGCATCCCGCGGCCGTCACCCTTCTCCGGGCTGATGACTGACAGCAGCCCCCGGGTTCAGCGCCAATTTGTAAAGCAGGAAAGGAAGCAGATGCCTGCTTAGATGGCCTCCGCCTCCAAAGCCTGCCCTGCTCGGCCCCGCGCCGGGCCTGGTGCCGGGCCTGGTGCTGCCAGGCCTGTGAGGCTGCCGCTGGacgcagccctggctctgggaaTGGCCCTCCTGACCCTTCCTGTTGCTGCAGAGGTGTCACTTCTGGGAGCGGGGCCCGCCGCAGGGCGAGGGCCGCTAAGCTGCTGGAGGTGCTGAgcgccctggaggaggaggagtctgGCCCCGACAGGGAGGAGATTTTCATCGCCCCACCCGACAACGCCTCAGGGGACTTCACAGACGAGGACTCGGGGGACGAGGACGGCCGGCCAGGGGCTCAGCTGCCGGGCAGCGTGCTGCACGCCTCTGTGGTGTCCGACCACTCTGGCAGCAGCGAGGAGGACGGAGCCCCAGAGCTGCAGCCGGCCGGCGAGAGGCAGAAGGCGGGGGCGGAGCCGCAGCGCGTGTGGACCAAGAGAGACATCCGGCCGGACTTCGGCAGCTGGCCGGCCTCGGATCCTCACATGGAGGAcctcaaaagccaggagctgagtccTGTGGGCCTCTTTGAGTTGTTCTTTGACGAAGGAACCATTAACTTCATTGTCGACGAAACCAATCGTTACGCCTGGCAGAAGAACGTGAACCTGGGCGTCACGGCCCAGGAGCTGAAGTGTATTTTGGGCATCTTGATCCTGAGCGGCTACGTCTCCTATCCGAGGAGAAGGATGTTTTGGGAAACCTCTCCCGACTCGCATCACCATCTCGTGGCTGATGCCATCAGGAGGGACAGGTTCGAGCTGGTCTTCTCCTACCTGCACTTTGCAGATAACAGCGAGCTGGACGAGAGCGATAGGTTTGCCAAGGTCAGGCCCCTCATCGTCCGCATGAACGGCAACTTCCAGAAGCACGCGCCCCTGGAGGAGTTCTACAGCTTCGGGGAGTCCATGTGCGAGTACTTCGGGCACCGCGGGTCCAAGCGGCTGCGCTCCGGGAAGCCCGTGCGCCTCGGCTACAAGATCTGGTGCGGCACGACCAGCCGGGGCTACCTGGTGTGGTTCGAGCCCTCGCAGGGCACGCTGTTCACAAAGCCGGGCAGGGGCCTGGACCTCGGCGGCAGCATGGTCATCAAGTTTGTGGACGCGCTGCAGGAGCGCGGCTTTCTGCCCTACCACATATTGTTTGACAAGGTCTTTACAAGTGTCAAACTGATGTCCATTTTGAGGAGAAAGGGAGTGAAGGCCACAGGAACCGTGCGTGAGTACAGGACTGAGCAGTGCCCCCTCAAAGACCCCAAGGAACTGAAGAAAATGAAGCGGGGTTCATTCGATTACAAAGTCGACGAGAGCGAGGAGATCATCATGTGCCGCTGGCACGACAGCCGCGTGGTCAACATTTGCTCCAACGCCGTGGGCATAGAGCCAGTGAGGCTGACCAGCCGGCACGCGGGGGCGGCCAAGACGCGGACGCAGGTGCACCAGCCGTCGCTGGTGAAGCTGTACCAGGAGAAGGTGGGAGGCGTCGGCCGGATGGACCAGAACATCGCCAAGTATAAGGTGAAGATCCGCGGCATGAAGTGGTACTCAAGCTTCATCGGCTACGTCATTGATGCCGCCCTCAACAACGCGTGGCAGCTGCACAGGATCTGCTGCCAGGACGCCCAGGTGGACCTCCTGGCCTTCCGGAGATACGTGGCCTGCGTGTACCTGGAGAGCAATGCGGACACGTCCTCACAGGGCAGGCGCAGCAGGCGGCTGGAGACGGAGAGCCGCTTCGATATGATCGGGCACTGGATCATCCACCAGGACAAGAGGACCCGGTGCGCCCTCTGCCACTCCCAGACCAACACCCGCTGTGAGAAATGCCAGAAGGGTGTCCATGCCAAGTGCTTCCGGGAGTACCACATTCGGTGACGCCTTGGCCTGCTTGTTGGACTTTGTGGTCATGGCGAGATACTTGCAGCATTTCTGTGCACCACTTGcagcacttctgacccagttgtGTTGAGAAAAGACCCGAATCCCTGCCGACTGGGTTTTGTATTTCCTCCTACCCTGTAAACAGTGCTGTGTTTTACTGTGTTCTATCATGATGATGCATGATGTCATTAATATTTACATTAATACTCTTAAGTGTTAGCAAATCTGTGTTTTgtactgttatttatttaaacttaTTCAAGTAAAAGTCTTGCTTTGGGATGTATTTGAGTTCCCAGTGAAGATTATCAAAGAAAAATTTGCATGAACAATAAAAATCTTTTACCATTGCATGTCatgatttaacaattttttcaaaagattcatttatttgtttttttttttttttaaattttatttatttgaaagacacgagttacagagagaagtagagagagagagagagagagagagaggtcttccatctgctggttcactccccaaatggccatgatggctggagctgagctgatctcaatccaggagccaggaacttcttccacatctcccacataggtgcaggggcccaaagacttgggccatcctctgctgctttcccaggcacattagcagggagctggattggaagtggagcagccgggacttgaaccagcacccatatgggatgctggcattgcaggcaaacgctttaacctgctgcgccacagcatcagcccccaagattcatttctttgaaaggaagagtgacgaagagcaaagcagagagagtttccatctgtgggtttactcctgaaatggccacaacagccaagtctggcccatgctgaagccaagttccaagagctccatctgggtctcccaggtgggtagtaggcacccaagaacttgggctgctctctgcctcccaggttgcacattagtaggaagttggatcagaagcacggACAGGACCCACACTGGCACTCCGATAGGAGATGTGGGTATccctagcagtggcttaacccactgaaccacatgCTTCCCTGTGATTAAGATGGAGGCGATGGTTAAGAAGTATaacatgggctggtgctgtggctcaataggctaatccttcgcctgcggcactggcaccctgggttctagtcccggttggggctctggattcagtcccagttgctcctcttccagtccagctctctgctgtggcctgggaaggcagtggaggatggcccaagtacttgggccctgcacccgcatgggagaccaggaggatgcacctggctcctggcttcggatcaacgcggtgtgccagccagagaggccattgaggggtgaaccaatggaaaaggaagacctttctctctgtttctctctctcactgtctactctgtcaaaaaaaaaaaaaagtataacatgATGAAGGATTTCTGTTCACATTTCTAACACTTCTAGAGCGCTAAGCCAAGGCTGTCAAACTCCAGGGATAGGTAACTTGCTATGTGTTTATTCAGAGAACTAGAGCTGCAGGATTCATGTTTCCTGATAAAGATATTTTTCTTATACACATGTATTCATGTGGAATCCATTTTTATAACCAGCATGATGTAAGAATCTATTTttcctcccaggtgggtggctaTTGACAATTACATGTATTTAACCACTGCTTTAAATTCCACCTTTATAAATTCCCGTGTTTAAGGGGAATGTTTTGGGACAAGGGAATATTTTTATGTATGAAAACCTGGTGAAatgaagaatgaaagagaaataatgcagggccagtgccgtggtgcagtaggttaatcctccacctgtggaaccggcatcccacatgggcgccggttcta
Above is a genomic segment from Oryctolagus cuniculus chromosome 6, mOryCun1.1, whole genome shotgun sequence containing:
- the PGBD2 gene encoding piggyBac transposable element-derived protein 2 isoform X1, translating into MEPELSLQPASVVSLILPVCSWPGLPSAHCAACQRSLLKGAPRAALIWNSRRHPGPTLSPGASGDVWESVWNWQLGGRVAAAIPWCPGPDTDTTDAPAVPTARRCPDAWTLGRAASSSKFTMASASRGVTSGSGARRRARAAKLLEVLSALEEEESGPDREEIFIAPPDNASGDFTDEDSGDEDGRPGAQLPGSVLHASVVSDHSGSSEEDGAPELQPAGERQKAGAEPQRVWTKRDIRPDFGSWPASDPHMEDLKSQELSPVGLFELFFDEGTINFIVDETNRYAWQKNVNLGVTAQELKCILGILILSGYVSYPRRRMFWETSPDSHHHLVADAIRRDRFELVFSYLHFADNSELDESDRFAKVRPLIVRMNGNFQKHAPLEEFYSFGESMCEYFGHRGSKRLRSGKPVRLGYKIWCGTTSRGYLVWFEPSQGTLFTKPGRGLDLGGSMVIKFVDALQERGFLPYHILFDKVFTSVKLMSILRRKGVKATGTVREYRTEQCPLKDPKELKKMKRGSFDYKVDESEEIIMCRWHDSRVVNICSNAVGIEPVRLTSRHAGAAKTRTQVHQPSLVKLYQEKVGGVGRMDQNIAKYKVKIRGMKWYSSFIGYVIDAALNNAWQLHRICCQDAQVDLLAFRRYVACVYLESNADTSSQGRRSRRLETESRFDMIGHWIIHQDKRTRCALCHSQTNTRCEKCQKGVHAKCFREYHIR
- the PGBD2 gene encoding piggyBac transposable element-derived protein 2 isoform X2 — protein: MASASRGVTSGSGARRRARAAKLLEVLSALEEEESGPDREEIFIAPPDNASGDFTDEDSGDEDGRPGAQLPGSVLHASVVSDHSGSSEEDGAPELQPAGERQKAGAEPQRVWTKRDIRPDFGSWPASDPHMEDLKSQELSPVGLFELFFDEGTINFIVDETNRYAWQKNVNLGVTAQELKCILGILILSGYVSYPRRRMFWETSPDSHHHLVADAIRRDRFELVFSYLHFADNSELDESDRFAKVRPLIVRMNGNFQKHAPLEEFYSFGESMCEYFGHRGSKRLRSGKPVRLGYKIWCGTTSRGYLVWFEPSQGTLFTKPGRGLDLGGSMVIKFVDALQERGFLPYHILFDKVFTSVKLMSILRRKGVKATGTVREYRTEQCPLKDPKELKKMKRGSFDYKVDESEEIIMCRWHDSRVVNICSNAVGIEPVRLTSRHAGAAKTRTQVHQPSLVKLYQEKVGGVGRMDQNIAKYKVKIRGMKWYSSFIGYVIDAALNNAWQLHRICCQDAQVDLLAFRRYVACVYLESNADTSSQGRRSRRLETESRFDMIGHWIIHQDKRTRCALCHSQTNTRCEKCQKGVHAKCFREYHIR